A segment of the Pantoea trifolii genome:
TACTCGTTGCCACATCGTGGCAGCGATGTTGAGCTCCACCAGCAGGGTGTCAACGTGGGCGGCTGTGCGCTGAACGTGGCGATTGCGCTGCACCGGCTTGGCATCCCGTCCATCAACGCGCTACCGCTCGGTAACGGCACCTGGGCGAGCATTGTGCGGCAGAAGTTGACGGAATATGGCATTCACAGCGTGCTGGAAACCGCGAAGGGCGATAACGGCTGGTGTTTAGCGTTGGTGGAACCCGATGGCGAGCGCACATTTCTGTCAGTGAGCGGCGTTGAAAATCAGTGGGATGCAGCACTGCTCGATACGCTGCCGCAGCCGGCTAATCGCTGGATCTACCTTTCCGGCTATCAGCTCACCAGCAAAAGCGGTGATGTGATGATCGACTGGCTGGAGCAGCAAAGCCAGCCGTATCAATTGTTAGTGGATTTCGGTCCACGTCTGGCGGATATCGGCGATGCGCAGTTTGAACGCATTATGGCGCGCCGTCCACTGATTACAGTGAACAGACAGGAAGCCGAACTGCTGTGGCATGAACGTTTGAATCAAACAGAACCCTTTGATGCACATCAGTTAATGTCGCGCTGGCAGCAGCGCTTTGGTGGCGCGATGGTAGTGCGACTCGATAGCGAAGGTGCCGGCTTCGTTGACGCGAATACGCAAGGTTGGATACCGGCATTGCCGACAAAAGTGGTCGATACCATCGGCGCAGGCGACAGCCACGCGGGCGGATTATTGGCGGGATTGGCGTCGGGTTGGTTGCTGGGTGAAAGCGTTGCGCTGGGCAATGCGGTGGCGTCTTATGTGGTGTCACAGCGCGGCGGGGATTGCGCGCCCGATCGCGCCACATTAACGGCTTATTGGCAGCAGCGCCTTACTCCGCAATAAACACATACATATCGCTACGACAGTAGCTAATGCTGTATTCCAGCGGATTGCCCTGCGCATCTAACGCCAGCTGCTTGATCACCAAAACAGGCACGTTGTCGGGTAGGGCGATCTGCAGCTGGAGCGCCTCATCTGGCATGCGAGCACTTACTCTGCTTTGTGACTTAACCGGCAGAATTTGCTGCTGATGGAAATAGTCGTAAAGCGAAATCCCAATCTGATCTGCATCGGGGATATAGCACGCCGGCACCCAGGATTCTTCCACCGACACCGCTTGCTGATCGACATAGCGAATACGCTTCAGTAAATAAACCTCGCTGCCTTTACTCAACCCGAGCTTTTCGGCGATTTCTGCGTCGCAATGGATTTTGCTTTTGTTAATCCACACGGTGTCGGGCTTTTTACCGCGCAATACCGCTTGTTGCGACAAGCCTTTCGGTTCTTTAAGCGAATACTCAAACTGGCTGCAGATCTGCGTGCCGTAGCCACGAGAACGCAACACCACGCCCTCTTTTTCCAGCGCATCCATGGCTTTACGCACGGTGATACGCGAAATGCTCAGTGACTGGCTGAAGTCACGCTCACTTGGCAGGATCTCTTCATGCACTAACACGCCATCGCGCACCGCATCTTTAATGGCAGTGGCAAAGCGTTTGTACAGCGGCGTGCGGCTTTCATCGGCAAGGGTAGAAGTCAGCCGCGAAAATAGTGCAGTTTGATCGGTCATAGCGGGCGGGTTCACTCATTCTGGTAAGCG
Coding sequences within it:
- a CDS encoding PfkB family carbohydrate kinase, yielding MLTPDDLQRLEGRLPVCVIGAAVVDVIADAYSLPHRGSDVELHQQGVNVGGCALNVAIALHRLGIPSINALPLGNGTWASIVRQKLTEYGIHSVLETAKGDNGWCLALVEPDGERTFLSVSGVENQWDAALLDTLPQPANRWIYLSGYQLTSKSGDVMIDWLEQQSQPYQLLVDFGPRLADIGDAQFERIMARRPLITVNRQEAELLWHERLNQTEPFDAHQLMSRWQQRFGGAMVVRLDSEGAGFVDANTQGWIPALPTKVVDTIGAGDSHAGGLLAGLASGWLLGESVALGNAVASYVVSQRGGDCAPDRATLTAYWQQRLTPQ
- a CDS encoding GntR family transcriptional regulator — its product is MTDQTALFSRLTSTLADESRTPLYKRFATAIKDAVRDGVLVHEEILPSERDFSQSLSISRITVRKAMDALEKEGVVLRSRGYGTQICSQFEYSLKEPKGLSQQAVLRGKKPDTVWINKSKIHCDAEIAEKLGLSKGSEVYLLKRIRYVDQQAVSVEESWVPACYIPDADQIGISLYDYFHQQQILPVKSQSRVSARMPDEALQLQIALPDNVPVLVIKQLALDAQGNPLEYSISYCRSDMYVFIAE